From Pandoraea vervacti, the proteins below share one genomic window:
- the hscA gene encoding Fe-S protein assembly chaperone HscA, translated as MALLQISEPGMSPAPHQRRLAVGIDLGTTHSLVASVRSGVAEVLPDEQGRVLLPSVVRYLGGHRTQIGYDAKAAAATDPRNTIVSVKRFMGRGLADVAHADNAPYDFVDAPGMVQMTTAGGVKSPVEVSAEILATLRQRAEDTLGDDLVGAVITVPAYFDDAQRQATKDAARLAGLNVLRLLNEPTAAAIAYGLDNAAEGLYAVYDLGGGTFDISILRLTKGVFEVLAAGGDSALGGDDFDLAIYRWAVQSAGIDTASLTPEDVRSLLDHARAAKEALTEAEQAPLSLTLSGERKLALTLTRDQFTELGAPLVQRTIGPMRKALRDAGMGPEDVKGVVLVGGATRMPQVRAAVANFFGREPLIDLDPDQVVALGAAVQANLLAGNQAEGDDWLLLDVIPLSLGVETMGGLVEKIIPRNATIPVARAQEFTTFKDGQTAMAIHVLQGERELVSDCRSLARFELRGIPPMTAGAARIRVTYQVDADGLLSVFAQEMHSGVAASIEVKPSYGLADEDISRMLQDSFGSAEQDMRARALREQQVEAERLLVAIDSALQADPELLDADERAQIDGLLADLRQKASGDDQGAIKAATETLSHATDAFAARRMDKSIRAALAGRRVADIDKL; from the coding sequence ATGGCCCTTCTGCAAATTTCCGAACCCGGCATGTCCCCCGCGCCGCACCAGCGGCGACTCGCCGTGGGCATCGACCTGGGCACGACGCATTCGCTCGTCGCCTCCGTGCGCAGCGGTGTGGCCGAAGTCCTCCCCGACGAACAAGGCCGCGTGTTGCTGCCGTCTGTCGTCCGCTATCTGGGCGGCCATCGTACGCAGATTGGCTACGACGCCAAGGCGGCGGCGGCGACGGATCCGCGTAACACGATCGTTTCCGTCAAACGATTCATGGGCCGTGGCCTGGCCGATGTCGCGCATGCGGACAATGCTCCCTATGACTTCGTCGACGCGCCCGGCATGGTGCAGATGACCACGGCGGGTGGCGTGAAGAGTCCGGTGGAAGTGTCGGCCGAGATTCTCGCGACGCTGCGTCAGCGCGCGGAGGACACGCTGGGCGACGACCTCGTGGGTGCCGTGATCACGGTGCCAGCGTACTTCGACGACGCCCAGCGTCAGGCGACCAAGGATGCCGCGCGACTCGCGGGGCTGAACGTCCTCAGGTTGCTCAACGAGCCGACGGCTGCTGCCATTGCGTACGGTCTGGATAACGCAGCGGAAGGACTGTACGCCGTCTACGACCTCGGTGGCGGCACGTTCGATATCTCGATCCTTCGTCTCACGAAGGGCGTGTTCGAAGTGCTCGCTGCGGGCGGCGACTCGGCCCTCGGCGGAGATGACTTCGATCTGGCGATTTACCGCTGGGCAGTGCAGTCGGCGGGCATCGATACTGCATCGCTGACCCCGGAAGACGTACGCAGTTTGCTGGACCACGCGCGTGCGGCCAAGGAGGCGTTGACGGAGGCCGAGCAAGCGCCGCTCTCACTCACGCTGTCCGGTGAGCGCAAGTTGGCGTTGACGCTGACTCGCGATCAATTTACCGAGTTGGGCGCGCCGCTGGTGCAACGCACGATCGGACCGATGCGCAAGGCATTGCGCGACGCAGGAATGGGGCCGGAGGACGTCAAGGGCGTGGTGCTCGTGGGTGGGGCAACGCGTATGCCGCAAGTGCGCGCAGCGGTCGCGAATTTCTTCGGACGTGAGCCGCTCATCGACCTGGACCCGGATCAGGTTGTCGCCTTGGGGGCCGCCGTACAGGCCAACCTGTTGGCAGGCAATCAGGCGGAGGGCGACGACTGGCTGTTGCTCGACGTCATTCCGCTCTCGCTCGGTGTCGAGACGATGGGGGGGCTCGTGGAAAAGATCATCCCGCGTAACGCGACGATCCCGGTGGCGCGCGCGCAAGAGTTCACCACGTTCAAGGATGGCCAAACGGCCATGGCCATTCACGTGTTGCAGGGCGAGCGTGAACTCGTGTCCGACTGCCGCTCGCTGGCCCGGTTCGAACTGCGTGGCATCCCGCCCATGACGGCCGGGGCCGCGCGCATCCGGGTCACGTATCAGGTCGACGCGGACGGCCTGCTGTCCGTGTTCGCGCAGGAAATGCATTCCGGCGTCGCGGCGTCCATCGAAGTCAAGCCGTCGTACGGTCTTGCCGACGAGGATATTTCGCGCATGCTGCAGGACAGTTTCGGTTCGGCTGAACAGGACATGCGCGCTCGCGCGCTGCGTGAGCAGCAAGTGGAGGCCGAGCGTCTGCTGGTCGCCATCGACAGCGCGCTGCAAGCCGATCCGGAATTGCTCGACGCCGACGAACGGGCGCAGATCGACGGCTTGTTGGCAGACTTGCGTCAGAAGGCTTCGGGGGACGATCAGGGCGCAATCAAGGCAGCGACGGAAACCCTTTCGCATGCGACGGATGCGTTTGCTGCGCGCCGTATGGACAAGAGCATCCGGGCCGCGCTGGCAGGCCGTCGCGTCGCGGACATCGACAAACTGTAA
- a CDS encoding IscS subfamily cysteine desulfurase encodes MKNDTLNLPIYMDYSATTPIDPRVVDKMLPYLREQFGNPASRSHSFGWAAEQAVEEAREEVAKLVNADPREIVWTSGATESNNLAIKGAAHFYQGKGKHLITVKTEHKAVLDTMRELEREGFEVTYLDVKDDGLLDLEVFKAALRPDTILVSIMAVNNEIGVIQDIATIGEICREKGIIFHVDAAQATGKMPIDLAALKVDLMSFSAHKTYGPKGIGALYVRRKPRVRIEAQIHGGGHERGMRSGTLATHQIVGMGEAFRLAREEMAVENERIRMLRDRLLTGLTEMEEVYVNGDMEKRVPHNLNISFNFVEGESLIMAIKDVAVSSGSACTSASLEPSYVLRALGRNDELAHSSIRFTVGRFTTEQEVDYVVELLKSKIGKLRDLSPLWEMYKDGVDLNSIQWAAH; translated from the coding sequence ATGAAAAACGACACCCTCAACCTCCCCATTTACATGGACTACAGCGCCACGACGCCGATTGACCCGCGCGTCGTGGACAAGATGTTGCCGTATCTGCGCGAGCAGTTCGGCAACCCGGCGTCGCGCAGCCACTCGTTCGGCTGGGCTGCCGAGCAAGCCGTGGAAGAGGCACGCGAGGAAGTCGCCAAGCTGGTGAACGCGGATCCGCGCGAGATCGTGTGGACCTCGGGCGCGACCGAGTCGAACAACCTCGCCATCAAGGGCGCGGCGCATTTCTATCAAGGCAAGGGCAAGCACCTCATCACCGTGAAGACCGAGCACAAGGCTGTGCTCGACACGATGCGCGAGCTCGAGCGCGAAGGCTTTGAAGTCACCTATCTGGACGTCAAGGACGACGGCCTGCTGGATCTGGAAGTCTTCAAGGCGGCGCTGCGTCCGGACACGATTCTCGTGTCCATCATGGCCGTGAACAATGAAATCGGCGTGATTCAGGACATCGCGACGATCGGTGAAATCTGCCGTGAGAAGGGCATCATTTTCCACGTCGACGCAGCCCAGGCAACGGGCAAGATGCCGATCGACCTGGCCGCGCTGAAGGTCGATCTGATGTCGTTCTCGGCACACAAGACGTATGGCCCGAAGGGCATCGGCGCGCTGTACGTGCGTCGTAAGCCGCGTGTGCGTATCGAGGCGCAGATTCACGGCGGCGGTCACGAGCGCGGCATGCGTTCGGGCACGCTGGCTACGCACCAGATCGTCGGCATGGGCGAGGCGTTCCGTCTGGCGCGCGAAGAGATGGCGGTCGAGAACGAGCGCATCCGCATGCTGCGCGACCGTCTGCTCACCGGTCTGACGGAAATGGAAGAAGTTTATGTGAACGGCGACATGGAAAAGCGTGTCCCGCACAACCTGAACATCAGCTTCAATTTTGTCGAAGGCGAATCGCTGATCATGGCGATCAAGGATGTGGCGGTGTCGTCGGGTTCGGCGTGCACGTCGGCTTCCCTCGAGCCTTCGTACGTTCTGCGCGCCCTGGGGCGCAACGACGAACTGGCGCACAGCTCGATTCGCTTCACGGTGGGTCGCTTCACGACCGAGCAGGAAGTCGACTACGTGGTCGAACTGCTCAAGAGCAAGATCGGCAAGCTGCGCGATCTGTCGCCGCTGTGGGAAATGTACAAGGACGGGGTCGATCTGAATTCGATCCAGTGGGCCGCACACTGA
- the iscR gene encoding Fe-S cluster assembly transcriptional regulator IscR — protein sequence MRLTTKGRFAVTAMIDLAMRQDAGPVTLAGISQRQRISLSYLEQLFGKLRRHEIVESVRGPGGGYSLARRAEEVTVADIIIAVDEPLDATQCGSKGNCEKGQDGHRGHCMTHELWATLNQKMVEYLDSVSLRDLVEQQRSKQAQQAVLRDTRESGNSNQTMTTRIPNSVFDMARS from the coding sequence ATGAGACTTACCACGAAAGGCCGTTTCGCCGTCACGGCGATGATCGACCTGGCCATGCGCCAGGACGCGGGTCCCGTGACGCTTGCGGGCATTAGTCAGCGTCAGCGAATTTCGCTCTCTTATCTGGAGCAACTGTTCGGTAAGCTGCGTCGCCATGAGATCGTGGAGAGCGTGCGCGGGCCGGGCGGCGGCTACAGTCTTGCGCGCCGCGCAGAAGAGGTGACCGTCGCCGACATCATCATTGCGGTCGACGAGCCGCTCGACGCCACACAGTGCGGCAGCAAAGGTAACTGCGAGAAGGGCCAGGACGGCCATCGCGGTCACTGCATGACGCATGAACTGTGGGCGACACTCAACCAGAAGATGGTCGAGTATCTCGATTCCGTTTCGCTGCGCGACCTCGTCGAGCAGCAACGCAGCAAGCAGGCCCAGCAGGCTGTGCTGCGCGACACGCGCGAGTCCGGTAACAGCAACCAGACGATGACGACGCGTATCCCCAATTCGGTCTTTGATATGGCCCGTTCATAA
- a CDS encoding glycine zipper 2TM domain-containing protein — MDNDLQPRRMHPLVAAAAGSIVVVSLLGVAAITGVLPVAKSTDGPAPTSNSAQYALTNPQQAALPGQSPSRSAWQAPAQQPAQNAQNSQGAQYAAQQAPTERAPATQPSYAQQAPAQRQASTCSTCGTVQSVEPIRTEGHATGLGAVGGAVAGGLLGNQFGAGNGRTAMTVVGALGGGLAGNEVEKRVRSDTVYRVYVRMDTGKTRYWTYQSAPGVQPGDRVRLENNGLVRAS; from the coding sequence ATGGATAACGATCTGCAACCGCGTCGCATGCATCCCTTGGTCGCTGCCGCAGCCGGCAGCATCGTCGTCGTCAGCCTGCTCGGTGTGGCAGCCATCACGGGCGTGCTGCCCGTTGCCAAGAGCACGGATGGCCCGGCACCGACGTCCAACAGCGCCCAATACGCGCTGACGAATCCGCAACAAGCGGCGCTGCCGGGTCAGTCGCCGAGTCGGTCGGCATGGCAAGCGCCCGCACAGCAACCGGCTCAGAACGCCCAGAATTCGCAAGGCGCTCAGTACGCAGCGCAGCAAGCCCCAACCGAGCGCGCTCCCGCTACGCAACCGTCGTATGCGCAACAGGCGCCCGCGCAACGGCAGGCATCCACCTGCTCGACGTGCGGCACGGTGCAGTCCGTCGAGCCGATCCGCACGGAAGGCCACGCCACAGGCCTGGGCGCGGTCGGCGGCGCGGTGGCCGGCGGCCTGCTCGGCAACCAGTTCGGCGCAGGTAACGGGCGTACGGCAATGACGGTGGTGGGTGCACTGGGCGGCGGCCTTGCGGGGAACGAAGTCGAGAAGCGCGTCCGCTCGGATACGGTGTACCGCGTCTACGTTCGCATGGACACCGGCAAGACGCGCTACTGGACGTACCAATCCGCGCCGGGCGTACAACCGGGCGACCGCGTGCGTCTCGAGAACAACGGCCTGGTACGCGCAAGCTGA
- a CDS encoding IS3 family transposase (programmed frameshift), which yields MARYGQEFKDRAVARLLPPESAPLEVVARETGVSTSTLERWRSEELAGPARERNWTAAARLEAVIATAAMDEAARGGWCREHGVYPQELQQWRDSATQALAGPAQKRASPQQTKDDRRRIKELERELRRKEKALAEAAALLVLSKKGRGDLQQKQKRGRMIGLEDRQTLAHDIEAAQQAGARLEQACEIAGIDERSLQRWKASQGLVSGDGRSNAVRLTPAHALTPAEREQILQVANEPRFADMPPARIVPMLADEGVYLASESSFQRVLREHGQNQHRGRAKSPRKSRPPTTHIATAPRQLWCWDMTYLPAEIVGRWFYLYLILDVYSRKIVGFEVHDTDDSDHAAHLVKRTALAESIHAMTAKPVLHGDNGSTLKATTVLAMLNWLGVKPSYSRPRVSDDNAFVESLFRTAKYRPEFPDKGFASLDEARAWASSFVHWYNHDHRHSGIQYVSPAQRHAGQDVAILAARHEVYLQARERNPRRWSGSTRNWEPIGAVTLNPERDSVVKTHSESLQMQSLAA from the exons TTGGCTCGATACGGACAAGAATTTAAGGACAGAGCGGTAGCTCGGTTGCTGCCGCCGGAGAGCGCCCCGCTGGAGGTGGTGGCGCGTGAGACCGGGGTGAGCACAAGTACGCTGGAGCGCTGGCGCAGTGAGGAGTTGGCCGGGCCCGCACGCGAGCGCAACTGGACGGCCGCGGCGCGCCTGGAAGCGGTGATTGCCACGGCAGCCATGGACGAGGCTGCCCGCGGTGGCTGGTGTCGCGAACACGGCGTGTACCCGCAGGAACTACAGCAATGGCGCGACAGCGCAACGCAAGCACTTGCCGGGCCTGCGCAGAAGCGCGCCAGTCCCCAGCAGACCAAGGACGACCGTCGTCGCATCAAAGAGCTCGAGCGAGAACTGCGCCGCAAGGAAAAAGCTCTGGCTGAGGCAGCAGCTCTGCTGGTGCTATCAAAAAAAG GTCGAGGCGATCTTCAACAAAAACAGAAGCGAGGACGAATGATCGGGCTCGAAGATCGCCAGACCCTGGCCCACGACATCGAAGCCGCTCAACAGGCCGGCGCGCGGCTGGAGCAGGCCTGCGAGATCGCTGGCATCGACGAGCGCAGCCTGCAGCGCTGGAAGGCCAGCCAAGGGCTCGTATCGGGTGATGGAAGGTCCAACGCGGTGCGGCTGACACCGGCCCATGCGCTGACGCCAGCAGAGCGCGAGCAGATCCTGCAAGTGGCCAACGAGCCGCGCTTTGCCGACATGCCGCCGGCGCGCATCGTCCCGATGCTGGCCGACGAAGGTGTGTATCTGGCCAGCGAATCGAGCTTCCAGCGTGTGCTGCGCGAGCATGGGCAGAACCAGCACCGAGGCCGCGCCAAGTCCCCGCGCAAGAGTCGCCCGCCGACCACGCACATAGCCACTGCGCCGCGCCAGCTGTGGTGTTGGGACATGACGTACTTGCCGGCCGAAATCGTCGGGCGCTGGTTCTACCTGTACCTGATTCTCGACGTGTACAGCCGCAAGATCGTGGGCTTCGAGGTTCACGACACCGACGACTCCGATCACGCCGCACATCTGGTCAAGCGCACGGCGCTGGCCGAAAGCATCCATGCCATGACAGCCAAGCCGGTACTGCACGGCGACAACGGTTCGACCCTCAAGGCCACGACCGTGCTGGCAATGTTGAATTGGCTGGGCGTCAAGCCATCGTACTCGCGCCCGCGAGTGAGCGACGATAACGCCTTCGTCGAAAGCCTGTTTCGCACGGCAAAGTACCGCCCGGAGTTCCCGGACAAGGGGTTCGCCAGCCTCGACGAGGCTCGCGCCTGGGCTTCGAGCTTCGTGCACTGGTATAACCACGATCACCGGCACAGCGGCATCCAATACGTCAGCCCTGCGCAGCGTCATGCGGGGCAAGACGTCGCGATCCTCGCCGCTCGCCACGAGGTATATCTCCAGGCCCGTGAACGCAATCCCCGGCGCTGGTCGGGCAGCACACGGAACTGGGAACCGATCGGTGCGGTGACCCTGAACCCCGAACGCGACTCCGTCGTAAAAACGCATTCGGAATCCCTCCAAATGCAGTCATTGGCCGCATGA
- a CDS encoding DUF3565 domain-containing protein: MRTIIGFRQDDEGQWVARLACGHGQHVRHLPPWQIRTWTQSPAGRKAMLGRELPCRKCERHEPPDDESAGGGNGGSGGSGGSGRPEQ; encoded by the coding sequence ATGCGCACGATCATCGGTTTTCGGCAAGACGACGAAGGCCAATGGGTGGCGCGTCTGGCGTGCGGTCACGGGCAACATGTCCGGCATCTGCCCCCGTGGCAGATTCGGACATGGACGCAGAGCCCGGCGGGACGCAAGGCCATGCTGGGCCGCGAGCTACCGTGCCGCAAGTGCGAACGCCACGAGCCACCCGACGACGAATCGGCAGGTGGCGGCAATGGTGGGAGTGGCGGAAGTGGCGGAAGTGGCAGGCCAGAGCAGTAG
- the iscU gene encoding Fe-S cluster assembly scaffold IscU, with protein sequence MSYSKEVLDHYENPRNVGSFEKGDDAVGTGMVGAPACGDVMKLQIRVNEAGVIEDAKFKTYGCGSAIASSSLVTEWVKGKTLDQALEIKNTEIAQELALPPVKIHCSILAEDAIKAAVADYKQKHGQTAETAQAA encoded by the coding sequence ATGTCGTACAGCAAGGAAGTTCTGGATCACTACGAAAACCCGCGTAATGTCGGTTCGTTCGAGAAGGGCGACGACGCGGTCGGCACGGGCATGGTCGGCGCACCGGCCTGCGGCGACGTGATGAAGCTGCAAATCCGCGTGAATGAAGCCGGCGTGATCGAAGACGCCAAGTTCAAGACCTACGGCTGCGGTTCGGCCATTGCCTCGTCGTCGCTGGTGACGGAGTGGGTCAAGGGCAAGACGCTCGATCAGGCGCTCGAAATCAAGAACACCGAAATCGCGCAGGAACTGGCGCTGCCGCCGGTGAAGATTCACTGCTCGATTCTGGCTGAAGACGCCATCAAGGCGGCCGTGGCCGATTACAAGCAGAAGCACGGCCAGACGGCCGAGACGGCTCAGGCTGCCTGA
- the fdx gene encoding ISC system 2Fe-2S type ferredoxin — MPQIVVLPHVELCPEGAVLEVAPGTSVCRALLDNHIEIEHACELSCACTTCHVIVREGFESLEPAEDEEEDLLDKAWGLEPTSRLSCQTLMPEDTDLVVEIPKYTINHAKENH; from the coding sequence ATGCCACAAATCGTTGTATTGCCTCACGTCGAGCTGTGCCCCGAGGGCGCTGTGCTGGAGGTTGCTCCGGGTACGTCCGTGTGCCGAGCGCTGCTGGACAACCACATCGAGATCGAGCACGCGTGCGAGTTGTCGTGTGCTTGCACGACGTGTCACGTCATCGTGCGCGAAGGGTTCGAATCGTTGGAACCGGCAGAGGACGAGGAAGAGGATTTGCTCGACAAGGCCTGGGGACTGGAGCCGACGTCGCGCCTTTCCTGCCAGACGTTGATGCCGGAAGACACCGATCTGGTCGTCGAGATTCCGAAGTACACGATCAATCACGCCAAAGAAAATCACTGA
- the hscB gene encoding Fe-S protein assembly co-chaperone HscB, with protein sequence MSALTDNYFTLFDLPQRFALDTDALEAAYRAVQSRVHPDRFASASEAERRVAMQWAAQANAAYRTLRDPLQRATYLLTLQGIDVGAENNTAMAPDFLMQQMEWREAIDDAVAARNVGALDALAKSLRDDRRVRLAKLGEWLESAAWQPAAEAVRQLMFIARAEEDIAQRIEMLENA encoded by the coding sequence ATGAGTGCATTGACTGACAACTATTTCACGCTGTTCGATCTGCCGCAGCGCTTCGCGCTCGATACCGATGCGCTCGAGGCAGCATACCGCGCCGTGCAATCGCGCGTGCACCCGGATCGATTTGCCAGCGCGAGCGAGGCAGAGCGTCGTGTCGCCATGCAATGGGCCGCGCAGGCTAATGCTGCGTACCGTACGTTGCGTGATCCGTTACAGCGGGCCACGTATTTGCTGACGCTACAGGGCATCGACGTGGGCGCGGAAAACAATACCGCGATGGCCCCCGATTTCCTGATGCAACAGATGGAATGGCGCGAAGCGATCGACGACGCCGTGGCGGCCCGCAACGTCGGCGCCCTCGATGCGCTTGCCAAATCGCTGCGCGACGACCGTCGTGTGCGGCTCGCCAAACTGGGCGAGTGGCTTGAGAGCGCCGCATGGCAACCGGCGGCCGAAGCCGTACGCCAACTGATGTTCATTGCGCGCGCCGAGGAAGATATCGCGCAGCGCATCGAAATGCTGGAAAACGCGTGA
- the iscA gene encoding iron-sulfur cluster assembly protein IscA, which translates to MAITLTEKAAQHVSRYLTRRGKGVGLRLGVKTTGCSGLAYKLEYADDVAGEDTVFESHGVKVIVDPKSLPYIDGTELDFAREGLNEGFRFNNPNVKDECGCGESFRV; encoded by the coding sequence ATGGCCATTACATTGACCGAGAAGGCCGCGCAGCACGTTTCGCGTTATCTGACGCGGCGCGGCAAGGGCGTGGGCCTGCGGCTGGGCGTGAAGACGACCGGTTGCTCGGGCCTGGCCTACAAGCTGGAGTACGCCGATGACGTGGCGGGCGAAGACACGGTCTTCGAGAGCCACGGCGTGAAGGTGATCGTCGATCCCAAGAGTCTGCCGTATATCGACGGTACCGAGCTCGACTTCGCGCGCGAAGGCCTGAACGAAGGGTTCCGCTTCAACAACCCGAACGTCAAGGACGAGTGCGGCTGCGGCGAGTCGTTCCGCGTCTGA
- a CDS encoding glycosyltransferase family 87 protein, whose protein sequence is MARGVVIAAGIVLLLQWGALGAWAFSWLTSEAQGTTGMPPLGHDLRVYWTVSWITTHLGALTAFDRPTLSALQLQFFPAYTEVGYWLYPPTYQWAIQPLSALPYRWTYAVYVAVCVALFAVAVSPWRKRAGWPWLVVIAFPGLWITVLAGQNAVVTLLLVTLALTLSGTRPLFAGFCGGLLVIKPQFAVLLPLWWLCGRQWRALMAMAVTGAVSCALTLGWEGWALWQAFLASVSTFNAVVVQQGAGGIWHAMPTIFAAARLHGASLCAAYALFGVVAVPSVLIAAWLWAKQGPLSLRVAAAMTATLLSQPYLLYYELVWLIVPLLCLGATKPATASGATLAWLSDRLRAAIWLLPLQAYLAVLWTPMGQWGVVLVPALMLVTAWRARQVGKSASRKPSPRA, encoded by the coding sequence GTGGCGCGTGGCGTCGTGATCGCGGCGGGTATCGTGCTGCTATTGCAGTGGGGCGCGTTGGGAGCATGGGCGTTTAGTTGGTTGACGAGTGAGGCGCAGGGAACGACAGGGATGCCGCCACTGGGTCACGACTTGCGTGTCTATTGGACGGTCTCCTGGATCACGACGCATCTTGGTGCGCTTACCGCCTTCGACCGCCCAACGCTCAGCGCGCTGCAACTTCAGTTTTTTCCCGCCTACACGGAAGTCGGGTACTGGCTTTATCCGCCGACGTACCAATGGGCGATCCAACCGCTTTCGGCGCTGCCATACCGGTGGACGTACGCCGTGTACGTGGCCGTCTGTGTCGCCTTGTTCGCTGTCGCCGTATCGCCATGGCGAAAAAGGGCTGGCTGGCCATGGCTTGTGGTCATCGCGTTTCCTGGCCTCTGGATCACGGTGTTGGCCGGGCAGAACGCCGTTGTGACGTTGCTGCTGGTCACGTTAGCCCTGACGCTTTCCGGCACGCGCCCGCTGTTTGCAGGGTTCTGCGGTGGGCTGCTCGTCATAAAGCCGCAATTTGCGGTATTGCTGCCGTTGTGGTGGTTATGCGGCAGACAGTGGCGTGCCTTGATGGCGATGGCGGTCACGGGCGCCGTAAGTTGCGCGCTTACATTGGGCTGGGAAGGATGGGCGCTGTGGCAGGCGTTTCTTGCGTCGGTCTCGACGTTCAATGCGGTGGTGGTTCAGCAGGGTGCGGGCGGCATTTGGCACGCGATGCCAACGATATTTGCGGCCGCACGTTTGCATGGGGCGTCGCTGTGCGCGGCATATGCGCTCTTCGGCGTTGTGGCGGTGCCGTCCGTTCTGATTGCGGCGTGGCTATGGGCGAAGCAGGGGCCGTTATCGCTGAGGGTCGCCGCGGCCATGACTGCGACGTTGCTATCCCAGCCATATCTCCTCTATTACGAGTTGGTGTGGCTGATCGTGCCGTTGCTGTGTCTCGGCGCAACGAAACCCGCCACCGCGTCTGGTGCAACGCTAGCGTGGCTCAGTGACAGATTGCGGGCCGCTATCTGGTTGCTGCCGTTGCAGGCGTACCTCGCCGTGCTCTGGACGCCAATGGGGCAATGGGGCGTCGTGCTGGTGCCGGCGCTAATGCTGGTGACGGCATGGCGTGCACGGCAAGTCGGCAAGTCGGCAAGTCGTAAGCCATCGCCGCGCGCATAA
- the iscX gene encoding Fe-S cluster assembly protein IscX — protein MKWTDSLEIAIALTEAHPDVDPQYVRFTDLHKWVVALDGFDDAPDRSGEKILEAIQQAWIDEAD, from the coding sequence ATGAAATGGACCGACAGCCTGGAAATCGCGATCGCGCTGACCGAAGCGCATCCCGACGTCGACCCGCAGTACGTGCGTTTCACCGACCTGCATAAGTGGGTGGTGGCGCTCGACGGTTTCGATGACGCACCGGATCGCTCCGGCGAGAAGATTCTGGAAGCCATTCAACAGGCGTGGATCGACGAAGCCGATTGA